The genomic window GGTGCATACCATTAGCGAAGGAACTTTACCCTTTCCCGATATACCTCCAAATTATTCCTCCGGAGATCTATGGGAAGAAAGATCCATGTTCTGTCTCTACAATGATAAAAACTCTAACGAGCTCTACTATGGAATTATTTTTGACGACTTTAAAACAAGAACTGTACAAATTGATAATGGTGACCTTATGGTACCTGAGGAGACCGAGGCATCCCATTACACCTTAGTAACAATTTACGGAGCACAAAAAATCTTCTGGAAAAACAATCTAGGAGTCAATTCTTTAGATCGAAAAAATTTTGTTCACTTGCTCAATGGAAAAGAGCATGGGTGGTGCCAACCACAAGCAAGTGTTGCTGTACTCCAAAAGCTACAAGAGAAACTTACAAGTAACACGGGTAAAAATAGATCCCGGACAATCCTTGATGACTTCCAGTAGAAAAGTGGCGCCCAAAGGGCGCCACTAATCGCATATCACTACTATTTAACTTTGTCTAAGCCATCGCCGCCTTTATTGCATCAGCGGTGATTGGCAAGCTACGCACCCGGGCGCCCACTGCGTCATCAATCGCATTAGCTATAGCAGCCGGCACAACAGCAGTAGCAGGCTCACCTATTCCGGACGGATATTGGCCTTGCTCAATAAGAACAATATCAATCTCTGGAACTTGATCCATACGCAACATCTCATATTCATCGAAGTTGCCTTGCTCAATCCCGCCATTACTCATACTTAGCTGCTCATACAAAGTTTGACTTAGTCCCCAAAGGGCTGCTCCCTCTATCTGCGCTCTTGCGCCATCCGGATTAACAACCGTACCGACGTCCATAGCAATTGTAAGCTTTTGGACAGTAGGATCTCCGCTAGAAGGATCAACATGCACTTCGGCCACGCAAGCCGTCCAAGATGGCGACCCACGCTCTT from Rhodospirillaceae bacterium includes these protein-coding regions:
- a CDS encoding aldehyde dehydrogenase; protein product: AGKNAGAPPNSVGGAKRLRNTLMAAAGRAGFGTKPLAENMGMGLSCVSAQERGSPSWTACVAEVHVDPSSGDPTVQKLTIAMDVGTVVNPDGARAQIEGAALWGLSQTLYEQLSMSNGGIEQGNFDEYEMLRMDQVPEIDIVLIEQGQYPSGIGEPATAVVPAAIANAIDDAVGARVRSLPITADAIKAAMA